In a single window of the Gemmatimonas sp. genome:
- a CDS encoding PEP-CTERM sorting domain-containing protein (PEP-CTERM proteins occur, often in large numbers, in the proteomes of bacteria that also encode an exosortase, a predicted intramembrane cysteine proteinase. The presence of a PEP-CTERM domain at a protein's C-terminus predicts cleavage within the sorting domain, followed by covalent anchoring to some some component of the (usually Gram-negative) cell surface. Many PEP-CTERM proteins exhibit an unusual sequence composition that includes large numbers of potential glycosylation sites. Expression of one such protein has been shown restore the ability of a bacterium to form floc, a type of biofilm.) has translation MTIRRRTAPLMATFLFAASLAVPASLAAQAPVLGTVDFNGDLSSNGTVGGYAVSPYRGALTGFNAQFGVGGVTPLDNAIIWCVDFRNWANSSADSYFSTAFTTNSGGIVGNGDFSKTRRNSQADYMKAAWLIEHYDATAAISGAGLFNAENIQGTIWNMFGGTFDGTGDFYTLTLPTTITLTRNWFVLSDDNVDGEASSQEYLTYTTASPSTTSVVPEPSTYALMGAGLLALGVASRRRKRS, from the coding sequence ATGACTATCCGACGTCGTACCGCTCCGCTGATGGCCACATTCCTGTTTGCTGCGTCGCTGGCTGTGCCGGCATCGCTCGCCGCGCAGGCTCCGGTGCTCGGCACCGTTGATTTCAATGGCGACCTGTCGAGTAACGGCACCGTCGGCGGCTACGCCGTGTCGCCGTACCGGGGCGCGCTCACGGGATTCAATGCGCAGTTCGGCGTGGGCGGGGTGACGCCGCTCGACAACGCAATCATCTGGTGTGTCGACTTCCGTAACTGGGCGAACTCCAGCGCCGACAGCTACTTCTCGACGGCCTTCACGACCAACAGCGGCGGCATCGTCGGGAACGGCGATTTCTCGAAGACCCGTCGGAACAGTCAAGCCGACTACATGAAGGCCGCCTGGCTCATCGAGCACTACGATGCGACGGCGGCGATTTCCGGTGCAGGGCTCTTCAACGCCGAGAACATCCAGGGCACCATCTGGAACATGTTCGGCGGCACGTTCGACGGCACCGGCGATTTCTACACGCTCACGCTTCCAACGACCATCACGCTGACGCGGAACTGGTTCGTGCTCTCGGATGACAACGTGGACGGCGAGGCGTCGAGCCAGGAATACCTCACCTACACGACGGCGTCGCCGTCCACGACCTCCGTGGTTCCGGAGCCTTCAACCTACGCGCTCATGGGCGCCGGCTTGCTGGCCTTGGGTGTCGCTTCGCGCCGTCGCAAGCGCAGCTGA
- a CDS encoding AarF/UbiB family protein encodes MPWRDLPRLIVILWRLVPLVVSFLRDRRRWIRGGEPMTRTPAFHERRARRMVHEIAVLGPAFVKLAQIFATRADLVPEPYLAALGTLTDRVPPVPWTQIRAALQHAWHADPDSIVDHLDPEPLAAGSLGQVHRARFQGRDVVVKVLRPNVEAVVVRDVRLARAIVNAVYARFPHHHVLGFRVVLDEFDLHVREEMDFEREAMQCMRMRERFSDEPRLRIPRVETALTRRDVLVLEFMEGTRIDALDAQIARGLVTPKALVETLIESYARMMLRDGVFHADPHPGNLLVDAQGRIVLLDFGMVIDVGVPVRKALFDTIIAAIRRDPDATTDGFFALGMVAPGTERETMRELVRVLLDIAYQDGAMEDRARAIADRVMRELFNWPIVLPGELVYFARTAALIEGVGARYDRNFNSIKVASPVVLKLRRELLAVLLGDDGTREPIITFAATLGALAGGASAVIGRAWRRLQRDNPPSVR; translated from the coding sequence ATGCCGTGGCGTGACCTGCCGCGGCTGATCGTCATTCTCTGGCGATTGGTGCCGCTCGTCGTGTCGTTTCTACGCGACCGTCGCCGCTGGATTCGCGGGGGAGAGCCGATGACGCGCACGCCGGCGTTTCACGAACGCCGCGCCCGCCGCATGGTACATGAGATCGCGGTGCTCGGTCCGGCGTTCGTCAAACTCGCGCAGATTTTTGCGACTCGAGCCGACCTCGTGCCGGAGCCGTATCTCGCCGCTCTCGGCACATTGACCGACCGCGTGCCGCCGGTACCGTGGACGCAGATCCGTGCGGCGCTGCAGCACGCATGGCATGCCGATCCGGACAGCATCGTCGACCATCTCGACCCGGAACCGCTGGCGGCCGGTTCGCTGGGACAGGTGCACCGCGCGCGCTTTCAAGGACGCGATGTCGTGGTGAAGGTGCTCCGCCCGAATGTGGAAGCGGTCGTGGTGCGCGACGTCCGCTTGGCGCGGGCAATCGTGAACGCCGTCTACGCACGTTTCCCACACCACCATGTGCTCGGCTTTCGCGTGGTGCTCGACGAGTTCGACCTGCACGTGCGCGAAGAGATGGACTTCGAACGCGAAGCGATGCAATGCATGCGCATGCGCGAGCGCTTTTCGGATGAGCCACGGCTCCGTATTCCCCGGGTGGAGACGGCGCTCACCAGACGCGACGTGCTGGTGCTCGAGTTCATGGAGGGCACACGCATCGATGCGCTCGACGCGCAGATCGCGCGCGGGCTCGTGACACCGAAAGCCCTCGTCGAGACGCTCATCGAGAGCTACGCGCGGATGATGCTGCGCGACGGCGTCTTTCATGCCGATCCGCATCCCGGCAACCTGCTGGTCGACGCGCAGGGGCGCATCGTGCTGCTCGACTTCGGCATGGTCATCGACGTGGGTGTGCCGGTGCGCAAGGCGCTGTTCGACACGATCATCGCTGCCATTCGCCGCGATCCCGACGCCACCACCGACGGCTTCTTCGCCCTCGGGATGGTCGCGCCGGGCACCGAGCGCGAAACGATGCGCGAGTTGGTTCGCGTACTCCTCGACATCGCCTATCAGGACGGCGCGATGGAAGATCGCGCCCGCGCCATCGCCGATCGCGTCATGCGCGAACTGTTCAACTGGCCGATCGTGCTGCCCGGCGAACTGGTGTACTTCGCACGCACGGCGGCGCTGATCGAAGGTGTCGGCGCGCGTTACGACCGCAACTTCAACAGTATCAAGGTGGCGTCGCCGGTGGTGTTGAAGCTGCGCCGCGAATTGTTGGCCGTTCTGCTCGGTGACGACGGTACGCGCGAACCCATCATCACCTTCGCGGCAACGCTCGGCGCACTGGCCGGCGGTGCGAGTGCGGTCATCGGACGGGCCTGGCGCCGTCTCCAACGCGACAATCCCCCGTCGGTGCGATGA
- a CDS encoding SDR family NAD(P)-dependent oxidoreductase, whose amino-acid sequence MRTDDVLASLNGYDAHARGITLQLLMTNPPTSSAFAGKTVLVTGASDGIGKAAVRRYVAGGATVVMIGRNEAKTAAAAQAIMSEVGHPSGRRAVTWEIADLSRQEAVHDLADRLLASLPRIDVLANNAGAMFLDREVTPDGFERTFALNHLSYFTLTLRLLAPLVAAARPGAPARVLSVSSRAHENASPVLDDLQLERHFGGWKQYANSKLYNIWFTRALARRLDPSRVVTHALHPGVVSTRFATNNGRMGRLLRRVMDVVSVTPTQGADTLVWLSSAPEAIERSGEYWVRRRRVSPSRTARDDARAEQLWTTTSRLTGLDADQLILDAMTDAVA is encoded by the coding sequence GTGCGAACCGACGACGTTCTTGCATCGTTGAACGGGTACGACGCGCACGCGCGCGGCATTACCCTCCAGCTACTCATGACGAACCCGCCGACTTCAAGCGCCTTCGCAGGCAAGACCGTGCTCGTGACCGGCGCCAGTGATGGCATCGGCAAAGCCGCGGTGCGCCGGTATGTCGCTGGTGGCGCCACGGTGGTCATGATCGGGCGCAACGAAGCGAAGACCGCGGCGGCGGCGCAGGCGATCATGAGCGAGGTCGGCCATCCGTCTGGCCGCCGAGCGGTCACATGGGAGATCGCCGACCTGTCGCGGCAGGAGGCGGTTCACGATCTGGCCGACCGCTTGCTGGCGAGCCTGCCCCGCATCGACGTCCTGGCCAACAACGCCGGCGCGATGTTTCTCGATCGCGAGGTCACGCCAGACGGCTTCGAGCGCACGTTCGCGCTGAATCATCTGAGCTATTTCACGCTGACGCTGCGCCTGCTGGCGCCTTTGGTCGCGGCAGCGCGACCGGGTGCGCCGGCGCGCGTGCTAAGCGTATCCAGCCGCGCGCACGAGAATGCGAGTCCGGTTCTCGATGATCTGCAGTTGGAGCGCCACTTCGGCGGGTGGAAGCAATACGCCAACTCGAAGCTCTACAACATTTGGTTCACGCGCGCCCTCGCGCGTCGTCTCGATCCATCGCGCGTGGTGACGCACGCGCTGCATCCCGGCGTGGTCAGTACGCGGTTTGCCACGAACAACGGGCGAATGGGGCGCCTGCTCCGGCGCGTCATGGATGTGGTATCCGTGACGCCGACTCAAGGGGCCGACACGCTGGTGTGGCTGTCCTCGGCGCCCGAGGCGATCGAGAGGTCGGGCGAGTACTGGGTGAGGCGCCGCCGCGTGAGCCCGTCACGCACCGCTCGTGACGACGCCCGCGCTGAACAGCTATGGACGACGACGTCGCGTCTGACTGGGCTCGATGCCGACCAACTCATCCTCGATGCGATGACTGATGCCGTGGCGTGA